agctatgatcccttattgatgtcacctgttaaatccacttcagtcagtgcagatgaaggggaggagacaggataaagaagggtttttaagccttgagacaattgagacatgtatgtgtgccatttagagggtgaatgggcaagacacaagattgaacgttgctgggtttttcacactcaacagtttcccgtgtgtatcaagaatggtcctctacccaaaggacatccagtcaacttgacacaactgtgggaagcactgagtcaacatgggccagcatccctggggaACGCATTTGTCACCatgtagagtccacgccccgactaattgatgctgttctgagggcaaaagtgggtgcaactcaatatgaggaaggtgttcctaatgtttttcaaACTCGGTGTATAAGTGCCCCTTCTGACTGTGACTTAAGTTGACCGGATCTTACCACACCCTGAATAATTATCACCTTTCAATATGTGCCTGCAGAGTCtgagacacaacaacactactactacagaaTAAGCTGGGAGCTAAATCTAGCTGTTTCTCACTTTACCTTTGAAACACTAAAAGAGAGACGAGTTTCAGACAGTGAAGGATGGTGCAGATGGGCGGAGGTCTttaaacagaacagaaaatacatttaaaatatagACGTTCTAAAGACGTGAGTGACAGAACAGTGTGTAGGGGTTGCCGTAGTAACATGCAGACAACAAAGCTCGTGCAATGCTCTGAAATCAATTAGAAAAAAATCTGAGTCTGAAATGGTACACAGGACGTGAGGTCATAGTGAACGGGAAGGGGGGAGGCACTTGGCACATGTATtcctgtaggagagagacaggtacTTACAGGCAGACTTTGCCCAGCCAGTGCTGCACggtgaagaagagaaggaagaaaggatgaaaagaaagaaaagaagagtGAATGATAAGAGAGCAAAGAGACAACAGTGTAGAATGGAAAATTGCTTAGAGCAGGAGAGAAAGGGGTAAGAGATGTCCTTCAGTAGATTTGAGGAGTCAAaggtgtgagagagcgagagagagagagagagagagagcgagagagagagagagagagagagagagagagagagactcacctgTCCGGCCAAGGCAAGGTGGGAAGGAGTGCAGAGGGACATGGGCAGCTCCTGGAGGGGTTCGTCCAGGCCGTCGATGCGGGATTTCTTGATGTTGGGCTCGGGGCTGGTCAGGGGGGTCACACTGTTCCTCCTGATCAGAGTCCCAGAATTTTTCTtcatctcctctggtctctctctgtgagtgTTCACCGCTTCCACGTTGAGCGAGATGGACTCTACCTTGCAGCCTGCACACagagtaaaaacacacacacaccacagtcagaACAGATATTTAGACCTCACCTTATTTCTCCTGCCCTAGACAAGCTAGAGAACATACGATTAACCCTAATGCCCAATTCACACTATAGAGCCAATCTGAACTGTACTATTCTGTCTCTGATATTTTCTGGTCACATTGGCTTGGTAATGTGAGAAGTGTACACAATTTCTCACCGTAGGCAATGGGGGTGAGCTTCAGCACCGTGTGGAGGGGACACTTCAGGTAGGGCATCTCTTCTGCACTCTTATCCAGGAAGTAAGCCAGGAGACAGCGCATCACAGCCTGGTGACAGATAACCAGAACATTCTCCTGTCTCTCCAGCTCCATGATCACTGGCTCCACCCGCTGGACCAGGTCCTGATAGGACTGGAGGGAGGgatcagacagagagaaagaagagagaagggtTAACTCGATATTTTCACAGACACATCGATTCGCAGCATTTTAAACACAAGAACTATGTCCATGTGTAACTAACTGTACAGTAGTTGGCAGTAGCAGGTTGATTCTAGTAGTATATTGTACTGTGCTAACCTCTCCTGTGGGGTAGCGGTAGTAATACTTGTCCTGGTCTCTCAGAGCAAACTCCTCAGGGTACTTCTCCTTCACCTCATCGTACGTCATCTCCTCACACACCCCCtgtgcacacaacacacacctcacATTAGAGCTGTTTAAATgaagcaccacacacacagtccagtgAGTAGTCTATTCTAGTGTGTGTGACTCACAGCGTCTATCTCGTTAAGGGCCTTCCACTGTTCGTAGGGCACTCCCAGGCTCTCAGCAGTCTGGATGCTGCAACACATCTGATTGGTCCACACCTTCAGATCCGTCAAGTTCTGCTCTTTAACAAACATCGACAACGCCCCAGAAAACTACACATAGAGAAAGGGGAAAGAGTAAGAGaccagaaagtgtgtgtgtgtattcatgtgtcaacttagtgtgcgtgtgtgtgtatacgagTGTGTTTCTACTCTCGTACCTTTCTCCCCCTTGGCGACAGCCCTGAGTCTCCCCCCAGGCGTCCCTGCAGGTTGTGCATGCTCTCTCCATGGCGACACAGGTAGATGACTCTGGGCTGGACGTGGATGTTCATCAGGTAGTAGACGATCTTACTCTGGACGTGGTCCTGGATCCGGTTCACCAGGAACCTTCTGCCTACATCTATCACCTTGATGAAGGACAGGCTCCTATGTAGGGGGTTAGAACAAGTTAAGTCTAGGGCCTGAATTCACAAAATTTCTCAGAGTTCCATATAatcttatttattattatttaaaaaggCCAAACTGATTCTAAATCAGGTTTAAGCCACTCTCAGATCACACAGTAAACAGTAGCTAGGGTCAACAGGTATAAACAGTGAATAAGCTATATAAGGTTTAGGGGCTACCTGTCGTACTGGTCTGGGTCCAGGGGTTCGTAGTGAACCCTGTAACACTCTATCCTCTTATGGAAGTCCTCCATGGCGTCTGTCTTGTTGCAGTCCTGATAGTCTGGGCAGGACACCTTCACTTCCTGTCATGGGAGGAAGTAAAAGGTCAGGTGACAGCGTAAGACACTCATTAAAATTACATTATAGATATTACAACGTCAGTAGCTAACATCAGGCTGCAACATTAGAGGAACCTTGCAGGAACATGAGCCAACCAATAACATGTTTCTTCAGATGTTCTGTTCAGATTTCTGACTCACCATGATATTTGTGGCGATGACGCTGGGATCATCACACACCGACTCAATGAAGAAgatctgcacacacacatttaaagtcATATAAAGTCCTTTTATCATCTTCACATTGAAAGACATGATGAGTCATTCGATCGCGTATCTGTTTGAGAATGCATCAAGCCGCTCGTAACCATAGAAACACCACTGACCTTGAAGCCGTTCTCACTGCCAAAGTCCAGGATCATGTCTCGTCTCTCACGAGTAGTGTTGGTGGCATCAAAGACTGCAACCTGGCCTCCCTCCTCTGTCAGGTAAGACTCAACGTCCCTCAGAGCTGCTAAGGCACATTGTCTAAGCAAGAAAATAAATAATCTCTGTTAGCCTTGTTTCAAGTACACTGATGATCAATGACGTCACATGATGCTCAGAATTTGTCATGGTAAAACACAGAATAGGATGGGGAGCAGGGGTGGactcactgtctgatcttcacgGCACTCTCGTTGTCAGCCTTGAAGAAGTCATACGAGCTGTAGTTCTTGACTGCTTCTCTGCGATACTCTCCCACATTGAAGACTGGAGGCAAAGAACAAACTAACAATGGTAAATGGAATGTTCTGAAGGGAGTAAGTGAGCCCAAGCCCAGTTTGTGGTAAATCTGAAAACTAAAACAGAGGAAAGGAACTAGACTAGATGAGATGGCAGGAATGCCGATTCAAGAACAATAATCCAACCTCCGCCCTTTTAACCCCAACGTTCCTCTTAGTGAACAAATACAACAATAAGATCaaataaacatttctaaaataaaGGTAATTTTAGGGCAGTGTGAGGCACATTACTATGACCAATAACAAAAGTTACTAATCTGTTAGCTACACCTGTTGATGTGTCTCGTCGtgtgctgagtgtgtgtactgtgtgtgtttgctgtgtaCCTTTGGTGGGCATGCCGATCCAATTGAGGTATCGGGTGAGTTTCTTGGACATGTAGGTCTTCCCCCTGGCTGGCAGACCCACCATCACAATCACTGTGGGGGGGTTGGCCAGGTGTGGGGCCCCCGtcgctagagacagagagattaaaATATTGTTCAATGGCCATACACACAATCAATCTGATTAATCGTGTGCTCTTAATTTACACACAATCAATCTGATTAATCGTGTGCTCTTAATTTACACACAATCAATCTGATTAATCGTGTGCTCTTAATTTACACACAATCAATCTGATTAATCGTGTACTCTTaatttacacacaataatacTGCATCTTCATTCAGTGACGAATGCCTCTCATTCACACGCTCCTACCAGCTCTAATCCACTTTCCAGGACACAGTACCTCCTCGATGGAACAACAGCTAGAAAGCTATTAGGTCATcactccctcctttccctccctctatcattctccatctatctcactccctctctcattcaGTGTCA
This Oncorhynchus clarkii lewisi isolate Uvic-CL-2024 chromosome 21, UVic_Ocla_1.0, whole genome shotgun sequence DNA region includes the following protein-coding sequences:
- the LOC139378626 gene encoding 6-phosphofructo-2-kinase/fructose-2,6-bisphosphatase 3-like isoform X3, with protein sequence MLTQNRIQKIWIPSKDDKPAVPRRSTGAPHLANPPTVIVMVGLPARGKTYMSKKLTRYLNWIGMPTKVFNVGEYRREAVKNYSSYDFFKADNESAVKIRQQCALAALRDVESYLTEEGGQVAVFDATNTTRERRDMILDFGSENGFKIFFIESVCDDPSVIATNIMEVKVSCPDYQDCNKTDAMEDFHKRIECYRVHYEPLDPDQYDRSLSFIKVIDVGRRFLVNRIQDHVQSKIVYYLMNIHVQPRVIYLCRHGESMHNLQGRLGGDSGLSPRGRKFSGALSMFVKEQNLTDLKVWTNQMCCSIQTAESLGVPYEQWKALNEIDAGVCEEMTYDEVKEKYPEEFALRDQDKYYYRYPTGESYQDLVQRVEPVIMELERQENVLVICHQAVMRCLLAYFLDKSAEEMPYLKCPLHTVLKLTPIAYGCKVESISLNVEAVNTHRERPEEMKKNSGTLIRRNSVTPLTSPEPNIKKSRIDGLDEPLQELPMSLCTPSHLALAGQHWLGKVCLT
- the LOC139378626 gene encoding 6-phosphofructo-2-kinase/fructose-2,6-bisphosphatase 3-like isoform X4, with the translated sequence MLTQNRIQKIWIPSKDDKPAVPRRSTGAPHLANPPTVIVMVGLPARGKTYMSKKLTRYLNWIGMPTKVFNVGEYRREAVKNYSSYDFFKADNESAVKIRQQCALAALRDVESYLTEEGGQVAVFDATNTTRERRDMILDFGSENGFKIFFIESVCDDPSVIATNIMEVKVSCPDYQDCNKTDAMEDFHKRIECYRVHYEPLDPDQYDRSLSFIKVIDVGRRFLVNRIQDHVQSKIVYYLMNIHVQPRVIYLCRHGESMHNLQGRLGGDSGLSPRGRKFSGALSMFVKEQNLTDLKVWTNQMCCSIQTAESLGVPYEQWKALNEIDAGVCEEMTYDEVKEKYPEEFALRDQDKYYYRYPTGESYQDLVQRVEPVIMELERQENVLVICHQAVMRCLLAYFLDKSAEEMPYLKCPLHTVLKLTPIAYGCKVESISLNVEAVNTHRERPEEMKKNSGTLIRRNSVTPLTSPEPNIKKSRIDGLDEPLQELPMSLCTPSHLALAGQTSAHLHHPSLSETRLSFSVSKNMKRMSNDRHEILQLCQ
- the LOC139378626 gene encoding 6-phosphofructo-2-kinase/fructose-2,6-bisphosphatase 3-like isoform X1, giving the protein MLTQNRIQKIWIPSKDDKPAVPRRSTGAPHLANPPTVIVMVGLPARGKTYMSKKLTRYLNWIGMPTKVFNVGEYRREAVKNYSSYDFFKADNESAVKIRQQCALAALRDVESYLTEEGGQVAVFDATNTTRERRDMILDFGSENGFKIFFIESVCDDPSVIATNIMEVKVSCPDYQDCNKTDAMEDFHKRIECYRVHYEPLDPDQYDRSLSFIKVIDVGRRFLVNRIQDHVQSKIVYYLMNIHVQPRVIYLCRHGESMHNLQGRLGGDSGLSPRGRKFSGALSMFVKEQNLTDLKVWTNQMCCSIQTAESLGVPYEQWKALNEIDAGVCEEMTYDEVKEKYPEEFALRDQDKYYYRYPTGESYQDLVQRVEPVIMELERQENVLVICHQAVMRCLLAYFLDKSAEEMPYLKCPLHTVLKLTPIAYGCKVESISLNVEAVNTHRERPEEMKKNSGTLIRRNSVTPLTSPEPNIKKSRIDGLDEPLQELPMSLCTPSHLALAGQHWLGKVCLPPPICTILHCLKLVSLLVFQRT
- the LOC139378626 gene encoding 6-phosphofructo-2-kinase/fructose-2,6-bisphosphatase 3-like isoform X2, producing the protein MLTQNRIQKIWIPSKDDKPAVPRRSTGAPHLANPPTVIVMVGLPARGKTYMSKKLTRYLNWIGMPTKVFNVGEYRREAVKNYSSYDFFKADNESAVKIRQQCALAALRDVESYLTEEGGQVAVFDATNTTRERRDMILDFGSENGFKIFFIESVCDDPSVIATNIMEVKVSCPDYQDCNKTDAMEDFHKRIECYRVHYEPLDPDQYDRSLSFIKVIDVGRRFLVNRIQDHVQSKIVYYLMNIHVQPRVIYLCRHGESMHNLQGRLGGDSGLSPRGRKFSGALSMFVKEQNLTDLKVWTNQMCCSIQTAESLGVPYEQWKALNEIDAGVCEEMTYDEVKEKYPEEFALRDQDKYYYRYPTGESYQDLVQRVEPVIMELERQENVLVICHQAVMRCLLAYFLDKSAEEMPYLKCPLHTVLKLTPIAYGCKVESISLNVEAVNTHRERPEEMKKNSGTLIRRNSVTPLTSPEPNIKKSRIDGLDEPLQELPMSLCTPSHLALAGQNMKRMSNDRHEILQLCQ